The Porites lutea chromosome 7, jaPorLute2.1, whole genome shotgun sequence genome includes the window gttgacGTTCagtaatctaagtaatgatggcATAATTTCTGCCTTTACCAGATGTAAAAACGGGTGaggaaattgacattttttggtctgaaataggggtcaggatttggagaaccgggcggcacacccccaacaaagaattcccaggagtacccccaaGTTATTTGGTAAACTACGGCCCTGTCGTTTCATTCGTGTCAGTACGAGTTTACAAGCCCGTCAGATCCAGAAAAATCACTCTAGAGAGCGTTTTTATAAAGATGCGATTTCGGAGAACGGATTCACTGGAGTACGTGTGCCGACGGAAAGCCGATTTATGTAAAAAGTATGGGGtctcaaaaatatctggattcgtgtggacgAGACCAACTAACTAGTGGTACCAATCATAGTCTATAAGCGAGAACGCGTTCAGTTTTTACGGCGCGTCATGCTTTTCTTTGGAATAATCGCCGAGACCAAGAACAATAAATTTTGTCTCTCCACTCTTGTTCAGTGAAGAGACCCTGCAggagaaaaaattacaaaatccCTTTATCTCAAACGACAATTTTAAGCATTCCAGCgtcaaaactttaattttttttatgttaaagtGACCATATAATTATGGAAGCATTTCAAAAATGCGTGTGTGATCATTCCCTTGCCAACCCAGATGCTATGCGCGCCACATTAAACTTAATTCGTCCCCAggaccatcctcggagacccaggggcagttagtggGATCGATAAAATGtccgtggtgaaagtttactgtaaactttcaccacggacattttatcgacccaactaactgcccctgggtctccgaggatgcccCAGGACATGCGCCCTATGGGTGATTAAAACTACtaaagaaaaatgcaaacatatttttatctccACTGACTTCGAATTAACTCAAACAATTATCTCAAGATGTTCGTTGTTGCGTTCATTACTGTAGTTTTAGTCCTTGTTTGtatgtatgtttgtttttttgtttgtttgtttttttgcagttGGTTTCAATTGTAATGTACCCTGGAAATAAATTTCGTGGTAACCGGGattgtgcaataattatcaggaggggagCGGTTTTTAAGACGGGAAGGGGGCAGTGTCTAAATTATTCAGAGAAACCTGTATCAGCGTTTGGCTAGTACAGGTTTGTGTAAATCAAGAAGAGATTAAGATGTGTCCAGCAAAGACCACAGCCAGACCACCCTCCGTTCCTGAGGGTTccaaaaatataattatacagATTTGAACGTAAATGTTAACTTAGTCATGTGTTAGAGTTTTTTGCCGTCCCAAGCTgcttaaagcatttttttccgAAATAATTATTTGATCAGTGGCTAGAAATTTCTGAGGAGATGAAGCAACTACATGATACTGGGCCATATCTTAGAAATTCAAACCATTCGCAAAGTCTTGTACGCGAAGTCTTGCAGGCATAACAgtccttgttttgcaaaaaagatgcttccaaaatacggatttttctcgcttcaaATATCActttaagcaaaaaaatattcacagcatgtttgtaaagatttttcaagttttagccGACGAGGGAAtggataaataaagtaaacttatcAAGTTTCTCAACTCAAAAGCTTGTcaaaattcgtgcttgcgtgattaaaTTATTAAACTACCGAAATACTGATTTCTACTCATCTCATgttattccactcaattaaACAATCTGTAACTATTTTGTCAACTGGCTTCTTCCAACACTATTGTTCAAAAGTTATGCATCTTACTGCACATCTTCAGTACTTTTATGACTGTTAAGCAGCAAGCGTGTGCACATAATTTACAACAACGTACAAAGTCTGTTAAACTTCGAAAAACATAATTCCGCCGCATATCTCCAACTTAAGataatatataatttatttatacTTCATCTTGAAGAAAATCAAACATACTCAAAAGTTATCACATTCATACTTTGTACAGTTCGCGATAGTCGGATTAGGTCATAAATATCTTGAAGCAGCAGCTACACTGCAACATGATtacttaaacagctgcatcattTTCTTCAGCGTTTGAATCATAATGATATCTAAATGTTATGCTTTTAAACACCTTTAGCTATTGTAAAAGAGAACAAAATTGTGAAGAACCAAAATGGctgtctcaaagtgcccttctTTGGCCTTTAGCGGGCGCAGAAATCTCATGTTTGAAtccaaaatctcattggttcctagcATCAACTCACAGTACCTTCAACCCTATTCTCTCCTGCAACAGAAATCTGAACACACAAAGCCACagagatacatacgctcactccactacatatgagctattttttcaaaatagctcatttaaaacaaacagacaaaaacagAATACTTAGGACAAACTTAAAGGATCCAAGTGatctttagcctgcgtggcagatTCCATTTCCCTTCCCTAACGCCAACAACGCGGGCTAAGTGAACTTACAATCACAATCCCTGATCCTGATCATCTAAGAGAAACGCACGCAccttagatttttttttttttcatataaagaAAGGCACCATTGACGCTTACTAAATTACTGGTCAAATAGTTTCTAATACATAGCTGTTTGAATTTATAagtcatttgatttttttagtcTGCCCTCTCTTAACCCGAGCACATGGACCAATTCTTGGATCAGTAATGAAATCCCAGATCACCTTTGTCCAGGAGGTATGATACGGCAAGTTGTCGTAATACTCTGCTGCAATCTTCTTGACCAGCGGAAGCTTGGAGCCCGGAATGCTGGGAAAATCGTGATGCTCGTTGTGATACCCAACGTTGAAAGTCAGCCAATTTCCTGGACCGTAGTAAGAATATGTTTCGCAGCCTTCCGCGAACATATAATGCTCAGCGATGAAGTGACCCGCCAAAGGGTGAAGACCCATGCCGAGAACTGTACTAGCGGCCATGAACACAAGTGATTTTAAACCCCAGAACTGTACGACCAAGTAGTCGAAAACGAGCTGAACGACGATGTTAAGGATTTCTAAGCCGCTTGGTGTCAACGGGTTAACAACCATTGGTCTGATGGCATAAAAGAACGGTTGCAGAATCACCCACATAACCTTAGCGATGGAATTACAGAAAATCCAAGCCTCAAATTTGGTCGGCAGGTCCGGATCAATTTCTTCGACACCCATGTAACGATGGTGCAAGATGTGATATTTCTTGAAGGCAATGGAAGATGGAAACGCGGTCGGTAGATTAGCTAGGATACCAAACAGCCTGTTCAGTAAGGGACGGCCATTTCCGAACGCGATGTTGTGAGAAATGTCGTGAACTCCCACGATGAGACCATGGGTTGCCACGGCGCCCAGGCAGTAGGATGCTATGAAGAGAGCGGTCCAAGACAGGTCACGCATCATGTAGGCCAGTGAGAGTTGAAGCGACACCAACAACAAGATTTGGTACTTGAAGATAGGATCACTGCCCATCAGTTTCTTGATCTCAGGATACTTGGCTTAGAAAAAGAATAGAATAAGTCTTAGTAATTCAAGATTGCATCCCTATGGCTTTTCCCAGAGAACATGGGAGAGGGCCCCTACCATCTTCTAGGCAACCACCATGGGGCAAGGCAACCTTGTTCCCGCCCGTGCCATTTTCCAAGGGAAAAGCACTGGGTTTTTTGATGGAAGTGACACGGTTCGAGGCGGTTatcaagctctccatttgggagagtcgcgagaagtcacgcgagtgCGTTCTCTCGCGGCCCTCTTGTCTtataaatggagagcttgccaGCAGGCTACGGTTGTCTTCGACCCGCCCATTTCGGGACAGAGCGGATTTTGCCTCCAAAAATGATTCTGCCGTTCTTCTTGTAAACTTTCTCTGTGGTAATTTGGACCATGAATATTCCTTTTCGATAAACTACTATACCCTGAAGACTCCAAAGATCTTAGAAGGGCTCGCACCATTCATCGGAAGTGAAATTTCTTTCCGCGACTTCCCTAGCACTGCTAAAAAGTCCGTTTTTGGCCGGAGAGGGGGTGATGGAGCaatgacaaaaattaaaacagctcTAGACAGTTAATTTACTCACTCACTTAGGCCCGGCAACCACACGTATTAGGATATTTttaaaacggagattttttccCTGTTTGCCAAAAAAATATGCATCCACACATAGCATACtcgaatcgttttcgcccgtgcacacgaaaacgctaaaacgaaGGAAATACAATAGAATCCATTACAAAATACTTTACGTGATGCTCGAAGCACACTTAAAGAGAAGTTGGCGttttcaaaattctttactGAAGAGAGgcttttttttgaaaagatgcgttttcgatgaccGCTTTCACCCGATACGTGTAGCAGCTAGGTAGGCGAAACCACCTGGAGAAAAAATATCCGTATTCAAACAAACatggatacgtgtggacagggcctaatTTGCAGACAAGACCGTTATGTCACTCAGAATTGCTGAAGGATAGAAGATGTTGGGTATTCAAACAAGTTCGTATTGCCCAGTTTACAGGATATTGGTCAACTGCGCACTATTTACAACGAGCTATTCTTATTAACAAAAAACCTGAATCCTCACTGATTATTTCGTGGTGGAACTAAATACATCCGTGTTCTCTTCGTGCTGCAAAACTTTCACACAAAATCGATCGCGTTTCCCCCCCCAGTTTGCACCCGAGAGTTTTATATTACTGCCATCTGGGCGATACAAAGCTATACAATTAAAAGCCAATGCTgccaaaattttgactaaaCATTTCTTCCTGTAATTTCTACCGATCCGCGGAactttggaaattttgccaATTAGGGTATGCGAGTAACAAACGTCAAAGCCTGTCTGTTAGTCGTGTAATGCCAGATGTATGTCGATGTACTTTTTGCATAGGGCGGGATTGTTAAATGATATTTGTTACTAAAGGAAAACTGGTATAGTCGATATATAGGGCGATCATGTGAAActgcatgtttttgtttttctgagaCTAGCGATATAAAGCGATGGCCCCCAATGACATAGTTTATAGCCAGTTAGAAATTATTAATGTTGAAACGTCATGAAGtcggaataaataaataacaattcaCCTCATCTGTTGTATTAGCATACGACAACCTTTTATGCGACATGATGAGGAATACTTAGAGAcatcttttgaaaaacaaaatgggctAGTTAGCAAATTTCCGCTACAATCACCATATGAAAATTCATCAGTTtgtgctatttttgtttttatatcagCTGTTTTTAAACAGCTTAGAGAGAATAGGAAACAGATCGCTTTTGTTAGCAATAAAGCCTGACTAattaaggcccggttcagaggccgaacttttcatgagccgaacctaatacattgtattaagtacatgaaaagttcggcgtctgaatcaattagaaACGCCTGTTTCGATTTGGAACAGCTGAGCGGGActgaatttcgcctttggagcgtCTTTgaaacggctttgattcagaggCCGAATTTTTCAcgaccgaacctaatgcataaattattagaACTCATTTTGCAGTGGTGGATCCACACTTTCAGATTAGCGGGGagccggtcatccagaccctgagataagagggggggggctccaaaaaaatttttttcgacccttagggcctcagtttggtctaaaaataaagaaatgggccgaaatgagcatttttcgccttttgaacttagttcagctgcaattaagatcggcgtctgaatcaatttagCCTGTCtgaataatttgggtcggccttaattcgaattaggttcggctcatgaaaagtttggtgtcTGAACCGGGCgcttatttataatttaaatccatgtttatagtAAActcaatagaaaaaaaaattcatgttttcCGTTCAGGGCTCTGAAAATCTCAAATGAACTATCAAAAAAGGACTCAACAAAAAAGTTTAGCTTGTTTTGTAAAAGTCAAGTAGTGATGCCAAACTCCTGTATGACAGGGCCATGTTCGTTATGCATTTCTTAATGTTCTTGTTAATAAAATCATTGGGTTAAGGGGGACTAAAACAGTAAAATGTCAGCCTACCAagaatttcttttcttctcgtaGCATGTGGTTCGGCTGTGTACGACCATTCGAAGTCATGGCGAGTAACTTGGTCACCCATAGTCTTCAAGTCTTCTGCCTGCAGCCGGCCGAGGCAGTGCTATGCTAACGTGGAATAAGCACTAAATACCTTcttgaattttaataatttattcatttgctTGGTTCCAAATAATGGGTGTAAATTGGCACGATTGATCGAGCAAAGTTGACTCCTGCGATTTTCAAACAGAGGTTAAATGAGTAATTTTCGATTCCCTGCTTGCCCCTCTTTGTACTGTTTTTACGATCCATTTTCGACCCTTCCAATTTGAATAGATTGTTAAAATGGCTCTTCGATTACTTTTTTTGCATATAAAGTTTATGTGTTGACCTCATTGTTTAAAATGCTTAAACACAGTTATTAATTTAAGTACAATGGAAGTTATATAGCAACTATGGCTCCTAACGTCAAGCAAAATAATTCTTTGAGTCTGTAAGGATGACATCGccataacaataaaaaaaatgcgaaaatgGATTGTATTTCAAAATCTATTCCAAAGTCCACTTTCCATTTGCAAggtaatttattcatttttctgatTGAAATCCTTAAAGCAAATTTTGGTTGACATATCAACCAAAAATCAGTCACATGAAAATTGAATGTTGGGTCTAAGTACTCCATTGTATCACGTAAGTCATATAGCCGTATGTGCCCCTCCGCATTTATGTAAAAAGTATGGGGTTTCAAAACTAtctggattcgtgtggacgggacCAACTAAGTAGTGGTACCAATCATAGTCTAAGCAAGAACGCGTTCAGTTTTTtcgtaggctcgatttccgccgtctcccgggtccggtctttgatcctcgGCACACTTTCCCggacagcggctggtaatcagTCAAGCCTAGTTTTTACGGCATGCCGTGCTTTTGTTGGTATATTGCCtagaccaaaaacaatataatttttgTCTCTCCACTCTTGTTCAGCGAAGAGACCCTGCaagagaaaaaattacaaaatccCATATTTCAAAGGACCATTTTAAGCATTCAAACgtcaaaactttattttgtttttgtttaattatgGAGGCATTTAAAAATGTGTATGGGGTGATCATTCCCTTGTCAAAGCAGAAGCCATGCGCACCACATCAAACTTAATTCGTCTCCAGGACGTGCACCTTATGGACTACACCTGACCCAAAGTGATTAAAACTACtaaagaaaaatgcaaacatATTTTTATGTCCACTTGAGTTCGAATCACTGGCAAAAATTATCTCAAGATGTTCGGTGTTGTGTTCAAAACTGTAGTTTAGTCCttgtttgtatgtttgtttgtttgttttttgcagtTTGTTTCAACTGAAACGTAACCTGGGGCAGTGTCTATATTATTCAATGAAAACGGGGCGGGACATATAATTTTCAGCAACAATTTATCGTCCCCCAAAAAAGTATTTTAGGGTTTTGAAATTGCCATACGTTGCTTAAAATTTAATCAAGTTGCCCCCAAAGTCAAAAGCTGCTCCAAATGGCGGAAGTTGTGAGAACGTTGCTCCAAATAGCAAAAAgctgccgagcaacttgtggctaaGCCTTTTGCAGTCAGAGAGGCCTGCATACACATACCCGCCAACCGTTATAGCACAGATGTGGAAGCGCCTTCCCCGCCCCGCGTCTAGTATTTGCAAAGAAATCCGCGAAGAAACAGTAATGcccaacctcgtcctcaggatCTCaacgagaagggaaaaaaaaggaaaacaaaaattttacaTGACGGGTATAATTTTTCTGGAGAGACTGCTGACCGATAGGTATTACGTAACTAGCGCGAAGCGCGAAGTGACAGCGGAACAAGCTCTTTGAAGAGCAAAAGTTAtcttaaagttttcttgtttttatagaatCAATGCGGTTTTTAAAATCTTTGACGTATGCAAGCGTTGGCGCTGGTTTAGCTGGTATATGTGGTGTTGTTTTGTATAGCCCAGACGAAGTCAAACGTCAATTAACATCCAATGGTTTGGTGCGAGTTGGAAGGGCAGCTCGGGTGGTGAGTTGATATTAATCAGTAAGGTTATTAATTTAGAGCTTTTAACACGACGCCTAAAAGCATTTTGCACTAGGACAACAGAACTTGTAATTGTGTTTGGCTGGTAAGGTTTGTGTAAATCAAGACGAGATTAAGATGTGTCCAGCAAagaccacaggcagaccaccctctgttctTGAGGTTCCAAAAATATTTGTACAGATTTGAACATAAATGTTAAATAAGTTATGTGTTAGGGTTTTTTGCCGTCCCAAGCTGCTTAAAGTACTTTTTCCCGAAATAATTATTTGATCAGTGGCTAGAAATTTCTGAGGAGATGAAGCAACTACATGATGCAGGGGCCATATCTTAGAAATTCCAACTAAGTCGTGAAGTCTTGGACACAAAGTATTGCAGGCatatcagttcttgttttggaaaaaggatgctttccaaaatacggattttttgCACTTGTAATATCAGTTCAAGTGAAAAAATTTGACACAGCATGTTTGTAATGATTTACCAAGTTTCAGCCAATGAGGGAACacgtaaataaagtaaacttgtcaaGTCTTCAACTCAAAAACTTGTTCAAATTCGTGCTCGCATGATTAGTGCACAAAAAGCTAAACATCTTGACATCataaccatgtttacatactctcatgcaaacacgcctcttggccaatcagagcacgcgtactatcttagttgttcataaataactTCTCCCCACTgtttttattggaaatttatAATGCAGCAAATGAGAATTTATATCTTGATAGCAACGCTGAAAGGGTTAATACATCCATCCTAGGCCATAACGgcaatttattttatattaacaAGGTTGTTCTAATCAGCTATGACTACAAAAAGTCCCTCTGGGGAGTAGACCCAAACTCTGTTGAATATTCACAAGTTAAATCTCAGGTGAGTTAAGGAAAAGGTTTGTTTTGGTGTTTACACTACTACATGATAAATTTCTGCTATTTGATTGCCttagagcagtagtatttcaacttaatttgaaatacctttatgtgaaaattacaaaccatttgtgggtagtagtataaacaaatataatagcatgatttgtatgtgatatttcaaaattgtctcaaatttcactcacctaacTGCTGGTGAAATTccatataacaattttgaaatatcactcgtggttaatgccaaatatcactacaaatcatgttattacctatacaaaattaatgtttattaACATATTTGCCTTAATTTGTTTAAGCCAACTTAAGATTATATTTATTGAACACTTTTCAGTGGATCAACATACTATTTTAAGATCTTATACAAGTATATCAAAATTACAAGTTTTGCCAAAACTATGCATAGTCTTAGGGATGACTGCTTAAGTAATGGTTAAAGCATGAAC containing:
- the LOC140944124 gene encoding sphingolipid delta(4)-desaturase DES1-like; this translates as MGDQVTRHDFEWSYTAEPHATRRKEILAKYPEIKKLMGSDPIFKYQILLLVSLQLSLAYMMRDLSWTALFIASYCLGAVATHGLIVGVHDISHNIAFGNGRPLLNRLFGILANLPTAFPSSIAFKKYHILHHRYMGVEEIDPDLPTKFEAWIFCNSIAKVMWVILQPFFYAIRPMVVNPLTPSGLEILNIVVQLVFDYLVVQFWGLKSLVFMAASTVLGMGLHPLAGHFIAEHYMFAEGCETYSYYGPGNWLTFNVGYHNEHHDFPSIPGSKLPLVKKIAAEYYDNLPYHTSWTKVIWDFITDPRIGPCARVKRGQTKKIK